From the Thermovirga lienii DSM 17291 genome, one window contains:
- a CDS encoding OstA family protein (PFAM: OstA-like protein~InterPro IPR005653~KEGG: aco:Amico_0575 OstA family protein~PFAM: OstA family protein~SPTR: Putative signal peptide protein): MRKSLVLLIAFVLVFFSAVVSLAGAMELFADKLVYDPDDGTITAEGNVNVKGVDMFAEAVKGKASADGSKMELQEKVRIRSIKDPMLIECAKAQAILTEHGRKVTCWEVQRFVHEARGVTMSAEKVVGLLKDGAFENIKATGNVKAQMKDKNKKTVTVTSKSAYYGSKKGTVLFQGEAFAVTEDRTVEADKFTYYLADGKIKAEGSTKTVFILKDQEKE; this comes from the coding sequence ATGCGTAAAAGTCTTGTTTTGTTGATAGCGTTCGTTTTGGTGTTTTTTTCTGCGGTCGTTTCCCTTGCGGGAGCCATGGAGCTATTTGCTGACAAGTTGGTTTACGATCCCGATGACGGTACGATAACTGCAGAAGGAAATGTAAACGTGAAAGGAGTGGACATGTTCGCCGAGGCTGTGAAGGGGAAGGCCTCCGCTGATGGAAGCAAGATGGAACTTCAAGAAAAGGTGAGGATCCGCTCCATCAAGGACCCCATGCTCATAGAGTGCGCCAAGGCTCAAGCGATTTTGACCGAGCATGGGCGGAAAGTGACCTGCTGGGAAGTTCAAAGGTTCGTTCATGAAGCAAGAGGGGTCACCATGAGTGCAGAAAAGGTGGTGGGGCTTCTGAAGGACGGAGCCTTTGAGAACATAAAGGCCACGGGGAACGTAAAGGCCCAGATGAAGGACAAAAACAAGAAAACCGTGACAGTGACCTCGAAGAGTGCCTATTACGGCAGCAAGAAGGGGACGGTTCTTTTTCAGGGCGAGGCTTTTGCTGTGACTGAGGACAGGACCGTTGAAGCTGATAAGTTCACCTACTATCTTGCCGATGGAAAAATAAAGGCTGAGGGCTCCACCAAAACGGTCTTCATCCTTAAAGATCAGGAGAAAGAGTAA
- a CDS encoding ABC transporter related protein (PFAM: ABC transporter~COGs: COG1137 ABC-type (unclassified) transport system ATPase component~InterPro IPR003439: IPR003593: IPR017871~KEGG: aco:Amico_0576 ABC transporter related protein~PFAM: ABC transporter related~SMART: AAA ATPase~SPTR: ABC transporter related protein): MAEKYLWARGLSKSYKGRKVVSSVDITVRQGEIVGLLGPNGAGKTTTFYMVLGLVKPDGGRVLINNEDITDLPMYRRARCGIGYLPQEASIFRNLTVKENLELVLEERGITGKEKEKEVDRLIEEFSLGHVAHIPGYALSGGERRRVEIARTLAIEPAFILLDEPFSGIDPIAVYDIQQIILEIRTKGYGILLTDHSVRETLAITDRTYLIHQGKILIEGTPSEVAESEVARKFYLGERFSW, encoded by the coding sequence ATGGCTGAGAAGTATCTATGGGCCCGGGGGCTTTCCAAGTCGTACAAGGGCCGGAAGGTGGTTTCCTCCGTGGATATCACAGTGAGGCAGGGTGAGATAGTTGGCCTTTTGGGCCCCAACGGAGCAGGAAAGACCACTACTTTCTACATGGTTCTGGGACTTGTCAAACCTGATGGTGGCAGGGTTCTCATAAACAACGAGGACATAACGGACCTTCCCATGTACAGGAGGGCAAGATGCGGCATAGGTTATCTGCCTCAGGAAGCCTCCATCTTCAGGAACCTCACTGTGAAGGAAAACCTTGAGCTGGTCCTGGAGGAGAGGGGCATCACTGGCAAGGAAAAAGAAAAAGAGGTAGACAGGTTGATAGAAGAGTTCAGCTTGGGGCATGTAGCCCACATCCCAGGATATGCCTTAAGCGGGGGAGAAAGGCGCAGGGTGGAGATAGCCAGGACTTTGGCCATTGAGCCTGCCTTCATACTTCTTGATGAGCCCTTCAGTGGTATCGATCCCATAGCGGTTTACGACATACAGCAGATAATATTGGAGATACGCACCAAGGGGTACGGCATACTTCTGACGGACCACAGCGTTAGGGAGACCTTGGCCATAACCGACCGAACGTACCTTATCCACCAGGGCAAGATCCTGATAGAGGGTACTCCGTCGGAGGTCGCTGAGAGCGAAGTTGCAAGGAAGTTTTATTTGGGCGAGCGCTTCTCCTGGTGA
- a CDS encoding hydrogenase maturation protease (PFAM: Hydrogenase maturation protease~TIGRFAM: hydrogenase maturation protease~COGs: COG0680 Ni Fe-hydrogenase maturation factor~InterPro IPR000671~KEGG: aco:Amico_0577 hydrogenase maturation protease~PFAM: peptidase M52 hydrogen uptake protein~SPTR: Hydrogenase maturation protease;~TIGRFAM: hydrogenase maturation protease), which produces MRNNTLIWGLGNELLGDDAAGVVLARKIQQDPPPFCTAYECGLTPENFLKTIDPQTTKTLLVVDAADLGAEPGSTFLLSLDEEESVNFSSHGLPLGLMLEPYRNLVEIVLIAIQPYSLALGQGLSEPVAEAVDMIEKKIRQKAWHTIPWLHQEKRSPK; this is translated from the coding sequence ATGAGAAATAATACACTCATCTGGGGACTTGGCAATGAACTTCTCGGCGACGATGCAGCCGGAGTAGTGCTGGCAAGAAAGATACAGCAAGACCCTCCACCTTTTTGCACCGCCTACGAGTGTGGCCTAACCCCAGAAAACTTCTTGAAAACCATAGATCCGCAAACCACCAAGACTCTTCTTGTGGTTGACGCTGCCGACCTTGGAGCAGAGCCAGGCTCCACCTTCTTGTTGTCACTGGACGAAGAAGAATCGGTAAACTTCTCTTCCCACGGCCTGCCGCTGGGGTTAATGCTTGAGCCATACAGAAACCTCGTGGAGATAGTTCTGATAGCCATACAACCTTACAGCCTTGCATTAGGCCAAGGCCTATCAGAGCCAGTGGCAGAGGCTGTGGACATGATAGAAAAGAAGATCCGCCAAAAGGCCTGGCACACCATCCCATGGCTTCACCAGGAGAAGCGCTCGCCCAAATAA
- a CDS encoding integral membrane protein MviN (PFAM: MviN-like protein~TIGRFAM: integral membrane protein MviN~COGs: COG0728 membrane protein putative virulence factor~InterPro IPR004268~KEGG: aco:Amico_0578 integral membrane protein MviN~PFAM: virulence factor MVIN family protein~SPTR: Integral membrane protein MviN;~TIGRFAM: integral membrane protein MviN) yields MSSRSSSMVRHSIKMMAGTFVSRILGLLREVLIASLFGATGKLDAFLVAYTLANLTRRLLAEGALSAAFVPVFSQLLKKEGKGRAFSLASQILTVLLVVTIPLIILGAILAPKLVSILAPGFGSFYSELASQLTVLMLPFLLFISVAALAMGILNSLGCFFVPAVAPALSNVVFIVLVVILAPKMEIYSLAWAVLAGGFAQCALQWFWIRRWNFTLLPAVPDRKDESLKKTLRLFLPYAAGLSITQLIPVFSRILGSFLQEGSISVLNYADRVLQLPLGLFIIAISQAVLPLFAHLAMEDEDSFRKGLEEALQFALFIVAPVVVGMVLLSEEIVHFLFFRGAFGTWAWKGTSWALLLFVLGLPGTSCLTVLLRAFYAKGCSREPVIISVFSVVLYVAFGFLLMKPYSYGGLAAASSISFTLTAVLGGALLAKRGIKVNPFNVSWLAKISPGLVLMGATVYFLKVLWVYPLNGSLLGKGLWMVAATASGALSYGVVTWIARCREWEWILGALGKTSKNKGE; encoded by the coding sequence ATGTCTTCCCGAAGTTCCAGCATGGTTCGCCACTCCATAAAGATGATGGCCGGAACCTTTGTGAGCAGGATATTGGGCCTTTTGAGGGAGGTCTTGATAGCCTCTCTCTTTGGGGCCACTGGGAAACTGGATGCTTTCCTGGTGGCCTATACCCTGGCAAACCTTACCAGGCGCCTTTTGGCTGAGGGGGCCCTTTCTGCCGCGTTCGTGCCGGTTTTCTCTCAGTTGCTCAAAAAAGAAGGCAAAGGCCGTGCTTTCTCTTTGGCCTCTCAGATATTAACCGTATTGCTGGTTGTAACTATTCCTTTGATAATTCTAGGAGCCATCCTTGCACCGAAGCTGGTGTCTATCTTGGCGCCAGGCTTTGGCTCTTTTTACTCTGAGCTGGCTAGTCAGCTTACCGTTCTGATGCTTCCTTTTCTTCTGTTCATATCTGTCGCAGCTTTGGCCATGGGCATACTGAACTCCCTCGGGTGTTTTTTCGTGCCCGCCGTGGCTCCTGCGCTCAGCAACGTGGTATTCATAGTCCTTGTTGTAATTTTAGCACCAAAGATGGAAATTTACAGTTTGGCATGGGCCGTGTTGGCTGGAGGGTTCGCTCAATGCGCTCTCCAATGGTTCTGGATAAGGCGTTGGAATTTCACTCTCTTGCCCGCAGTGCCTGACAGAAAGGATGAATCTCTTAAAAAGACGTTGCGCCTGTTCTTGCCCTATGCCGCGGGGCTTTCTATAACCCAACTGATTCCCGTTTTCAGCAGGATCTTGGGCTCTTTCCTTCAGGAAGGGTCCATCTCCGTGTTGAATTATGCCGACAGAGTGCTTCAACTTCCCTTGGGGCTTTTCATCATAGCCATTTCTCAAGCAGTGTTGCCTCTTTTCGCCCATCTTGCCATGGAGGACGAAGATTCCTTTAGAAAAGGACTGGAGGAGGCTTTGCAGTTTGCCCTTTTCATAGTAGCCCCAGTGGTAGTGGGAATGGTGTTGCTCAGTGAGGAAATTGTACATTTTCTGTTCTTCCGGGGTGCCTTCGGTACGTGGGCGTGGAAGGGCACCTCGTGGGCGCTTTTGTTGTTCGTGCTGGGACTGCCGGGCACCTCTTGCCTTACCGTGCTTTTGAGGGCCTTCTACGCCAAGGGGTGCTCCAGGGAACCTGTAATAATATCGGTTTTCAGCGTTGTACTTTACGTAGCTTTCGGTTTTCTGCTCATGAAGCCCTACTCCTATGGAGGATTGGCTGCAGCGTCTTCTATATCCTTTACCCTCACAGCCGTTCTGGGAGGCGCTCTCCTTGCCAAAAGGGGTATAAAGGTGAACCCCTTCAATGTTTCTTGGCTTGCGAAAATTTCTCCGGGGCTTGTCTTGATGGGCGCTACGGTGTATTTTCTCAAAGTACTTTGGGTTTACCCCTTAAATGGCAGCCTTCTCGGAAAAGGGCTTTGGATGGTGGCTGCTACTGCTTCAGGGGCCCTCTCTTATGGAGTTGTGACATGGATTGCAAGGTGCAGGGAGTGGGAGTGGATCCTTGGAGCTTTAGGTAAAACCTCAAAGAATAAGGGCGAATAA
- a CDS encoding hypothetical protein (KEGG: aco:Amico_0579 hypothetical protein~SPTR: Putative uncharacterized protein): MIRKAALPFLMFLILFGMFSSGAFAVQEDLERLLEERTAVLYVEGQKLGNLIIGARAKLEFIYVDAPLVRAVKESDRAPSWLEWHVNKYGSDEAKGKSLFILRVETFKPFTLVPEMITINDLKLSDENVLTRKEFAPLGELPSSFSGALVLAIPRELVRPGQEVKFSCGGGEVTWVAPKK; the protein is encoded by the coding sequence GTGATAAGAAAGGCGGCGTTACCTTTTTTGATGTTCTTGATTCTGTTTGGCATGTTTTCCTCAGGTGCCTTTGCGGTGCAGGAGGATTTGGAGAGGTTGCTGGAGGAAAGAACAGCGGTACTGTATGTTGAGGGCCAGAAGCTGGGGAACTTGATAATAGGTGCCCGGGCCAAGCTGGAGTTCATATACGTCGACGCTCCTCTGGTGAGGGCTGTGAAGGAGAGCGACAGGGCCCCCTCTTGGTTGGAATGGCACGTCAACAAATACGGTTCAGATGAAGCCAAGGGCAAGAGCCTTTTTATCTTGAGGGTGGAAACTTTCAAGCCCTTTACTTTGGTACCGGAGATGATAACCATAAACGATCTAAAGCTCAGCGATGAAAACGTCCTGACTAGAAAGGAGTTCGCTCCCCTAGGGGAGCTTCCAAGCTCCTTCAGTGGTGCTTTGGTGTTGGCGATTCCAAGGGAACTCGTGAGGCCTGGCCAAGAGGTCAAGTTCAGTTGCGGAGGTGGCGAGGTAACATGGGTTGCACCAAAGAAGTAA
- a CDS encoding hypothetical protein (KEGG: cac:CA_C3548 hypothetical protein~SPTR: Putative uncharacterized protein;~manually curated) yields the protein MGCTKEVKLTHVYRCPSCGNRFSSSSPTFRCPKCRSKFLIHEEGPPLKRAKNCRGSCSGCSGCGG from the coding sequence ATGGGTTGCACCAAAGAAGTAAAACTGACTCACGTTTACAGGTGCCCTTCCTGTGGTAACAGGTTCTCTTCATCGAGCCCAACTTTTCGGTGTCCCAAGTGCAGGAGCAAGTTTCTGATCCACGAGGAAGGACCCCCTCTCAAGAGGGCGAAAAACTGCAGGGGCTCCTGTTCTGGATGCAGTGGATGCGGAGGTTAA
- a CDS encoding O-sialoglycoprotein endopeptidase (PFAM: Glycoprotease family~TIGRFAM: putative glycoprotease GCP; metallohydrolase, glycoprotease/Kae1 family~COGs: COG0533 Metal-dependent protease with possible chaperone activity~InterPro IPR000905: IPR017861: IPR017860~KEGG: aco:Amico_0580 metalloendopeptidase, glycoprotease family~PFAM: peptidase M22 glycoprotease~PRIAM: O-sialoglycoprotein endopeptidase~SPTR: Metalloendopeptidase, glycoprotease family;~TIGRFAM: metalloendopeptidase, glycoprotease family) → MITLGIETSCDDTGLALLEGPRRVLADVLHSQVEVHAPFGGVVPEVASRLHQDAFLPLLMRLLESAQIKDPKKEIDLIAVTVGPGLMGSLLVGVMSAKGLAQAWGVPIVGVNHLEGHIFANVMAHGELVPPFLSLVVSGGHTEIYEVLDYGNYNLLGRTRDDAAGECFDKVAKLLDLPYPGGPIIDKLAQKGESTTFDFPVPLSNSGEVEFSFSGLKTAVLWAIKKLKAKGQAIPVEDICASFQRAVVESLVGKVRLAVKKTGIRKVAISGGVAANSALREALRKERDIEAFIPPVKMCTDNGIMIAAAGYNRYMRGHVDDLRINPNPSMSL, encoded by the coding sequence ATGATTACCTTAGGTATAGAGACTAGCTGTGACGACACGGGCCTGGCTCTGCTTGAAGGGCCCCGGAGGGTGCTGGCTGACGTCTTGCACAGCCAGGTGGAGGTCCATGCCCCCTTTGGAGGGGTCGTTCCGGAGGTGGCTTCCAGGCTGCATCAAGATGCCTTTCTGCCTCTTTTGATGAGGCTGTTGGAGTCCGCTCAGATCAAGGACCCCAAAAAGGAAATAGATCTTATAGCGGTGACCGTGGGGCCAGGCCTTATGGGGTCTCTTTTGGTGGGAGTGATGTCAGCAAAAGGGCTTGCTCAGGCGTGGGGTGTGCCCATAGTGGGAGTCAACCATCTGGAAGGCCATATCTTCGCCAACGTAATGGCCCATGGAGAATTGGTCCCTCCCTTTTTAAGCTTGGTGGTTTCTGGCGGCCACACGGAAATATACGAAGTACTGGACTACGGAAACTACAACCTCCTGGGCAGGACGAGGGATGATGCAGCCGGAGAGTGCTTCGACAAGGTGGCTAAGTTGTTGGACCTTCCTTATCCTGGAGGCCCCATAATAGACAAGCTGGCCCAAAAAGGAGAATCTACGACCTTTGATTTCCCTGTGCCCCTATCGAACTCAGGGGAGGTTGAGTTCAGCTTCAGTGGTCTTAAGACGGCGGTCCTATGGGCGATAAAGAAGCTGAAAGCGAAAGGTCAAGCTATACCCGTGGAAGATATCTGCGCTTCCTTTCAACGTGCCGTAGTTGAGTCCCTAGTGGGAAAAGTCAGGCTGGCGGTAAAGAAAACTGGCATAAGGAAGGTTGCTATATCGGGTGGTGTTGCGGCGAATTCAGCCCTAAGGGAGGCCCTGAGAAAGGAAAGAGACATAGAGGCCTTTATTCCCCCGGTGAAGATGTGTACCGATAATGGCATAATGATCGCAGCTGCTGGCTACAACAGGTACATGAGGGGACACGTGGACGACCTTCGCATAAACCCCAATCCTTCCATGAGTTTATAA
- a CDS encoding Chaperonin Cpn10 (PFAM: Chaperonin 10 Kd subunit~COGs: COG0234 Co-chaperonin GroES (HSP10)~InterPro IPR020818: IPR001476: IPR018369~KEGG: aco:Amico_0581 chaperonin Cpn10~PFAM: Chaperonin Cpn10~SPTR: 10 kDa chaperonin), protein MKLKPLGDRIVVKVVTQEEKTKGGIVLPDTAKEKPQEGEVIAVGTGRVLDNGQRLPLEVKVGDRVIFSKYGGTEVKVEGDEYLILSERDILAILEK, encoded by the coding sequence ATGAAGCTTAAGCCACTTGGTGACAGGATAGTTGTAAAGGTTGTAACTCAAGAAGAGAAGACTAAAGGTGGAATAGTCCTTCCCGATACCGCAAAGGAGAAGCCTCAGGAAGGCGAGGTAATCGCTGTAGGTACCGGCAGGGTGCTTGATAACGGTCAGAGATTGCCTCTCGAGGTAAAAGTTGGAGATCGCGTGATCTTCAGCAAGTACGGCGGTACTGAAGTTAAGGTAGAAGGTGACGAGTACCTCATCTTGAGTGAAAGGGATATATTGGCCATCCTTGAGAAATAA
- a CDS encoding chaperonin GroEL (PFAM: TCP-1/cpn60 chaperonin family~TIGRFAM: chaperonin GroL~COGs: COG0459 Chaperonin GroEL (HSP60 family)~InterPro IPR002423: IPR001844: IPR018370~KEGG: tai:Taci_1230 chaperonin GroEL~PFAM: chaperonin Cpn60/TCP-1~SPTR: 60 kDa chaperonin;~TIGRFAM: chaperonin GroEL): MPKMLAFNEEARRALERGINKVADTVGVTLGPKGRNVVLEKKFGSPTITNDGVTIAKEIELEDPFENMGAQLLKEVASKTNDVAGDGTTTATILARAMINEGMKNVAAGANGMLMRRGIEKAVDVVVDELKKLAIPVKEKEKIAQVAAISANDKAVGELIAEAMEKVGEEGVITVEDSQTVGTTLEVVEGLQFDKGYVSPYMMTDAERMEASLEDAYILIHDGKISSVKDLIPLLEKVVQTGKPLLIIAEDIEGEALATLVVNKLRGVMQVVAVKAPGFGERRKAMLQDIAIVTGGQVISEDVGIKLENADLSMLGRAKKVRVTKEETTIVEGAGDPDAIRKRAAQIKAELEESTSEYDKEKLQERLAKLVGGVAVIQVGAATETEQKELKHRIEDALNATRAAVEEGIVAGGGVALLNASEALDKFIEELEGDERTGAMIVKKALTAPVYLIATNAGYQGDVVIEKVKSLKKGHGLNAATGEYEDLVKAGIIDPVKVTRSALQNAGSIAAMVLTTEALVADKPKKENENPMPAAGMDY; the protein is encoded by the coding sequence ATGCCAAAGATGCTTGCTTTTAACGAAGAAGCCCGTAGAGCTTTAGAGCGTGGTATTAACAAAGTTGCAGATACAGTAGGTGTTACCCTTGGTCCAAAGGGTCGCAACGTAGTCCTGGAGAAGAAGTTCGGTTCTCCCACGATAACCAATGACGGTGTAACCATCGCCAAGGAGATAGAGCTTGAGGATCCCTTTGAGAACATGGGAGCTCAGCTGCTCAAGGAAGTTGCTTCTAAGACCAACGATGTCGCTGGTGACGGTACTACGACTGCTACCATTCTCGCTAGGGCAATGATAAACGAAGGTATGAAGAACGTTGCCGCTGGCGCCAATGGTATGCTCATGCGCAGAGGTATAGAGAAGGCTGTTGACGTCGTGGTCGATGAGCTAAAGAAACTTGCTATTCCCGTCAAGGAAAAAGAGAAGATTGCCCAGGTTGCAGCCATATCCGCTAACGACAAGGCTGTTGGCGAGCTGATCGCCGAGGCCATGGAAAAGGTTGGAGAAGAGGGCGTTATCACTGTAGAGGATAGCCAGACCGTGGGGACCACCCTTGAGGTTGTTGAGGGTCTCCAGTTCGACAAAGGTTATGTGAGCCCATACATGATGACCGATGCCGAGAGGATGGAGGCAAGCCTCGAGGATGCTTACATCCTTATCCACGATGGTAAGATAAGCAGCGTCAAGGACCTCATTCCTCTCCTTGAGAAGGTTGTACAGACCGGTAAGCCTCTGTTGATAATCGCTGAGGACATAGAGGGCGAGGCCCTTGCCACCTTGGTGGTCAACAAGCTCCGTGGCGTGATGCAGGTTGTCGCCGTAAAGGCTCCTGGCTTCGGCGAGAGAAGGAAAGCCATGCTCCAGGATATAGCCATAGTGACCGGTGGTCAGGTCATCTCCGAGGATGTGGGCATCAAGCTTGAGAACGCTGATCTATCCATGCTCGGTCGCGCTAAGAAGGTCCGCGTGACCAAGGAAGAGACCACCATCGTAGAGGGTGCCGGTGATCCTGATGCCATAAGGAAGAGGGCTGCCCAGATCAAGGCCGAACTTGAGGAGTCCACTTCCGAGTACGACAAGGAAAAACTTCAGGAGCGCCTTGCCAAGCTTGTCGGTGGCGTGGCTGTGATCCAGGTTGGTGCCGCTACTGAGACTGAGCAGAAGGAGCTCAAGCACAGGATCGAGGACGCTCTCAACGCTACCCGCGCGGCGGTAGAAGAGGGTATAGTAGCTGGTGGTGGCGTGGCTCTCTTGAATGCCTCCGAGGCTCTGGACAAATTCATTGAGGAGCTCGAGGGCGACGAGAGGACCGGTGCCATGATAGTGAAGAAAGCTCTTACCGCTCCTGTGTACCTCATCGCCACTAACGCTGGTTATCAGGGCGATGTGGTCATAGAGAAGGTCAAGAGCCTCAAGAAGGGCCACGGCCTCAATGCTGCTACCGGCGAGTACGAGGACCTCGTGAAGGCCGGTATCATCGACCCAGTGAAGGTCACCCGCAGTGCCCTTCAGAACGCTGGCTCCATCGCGGCCATGGTCTTGACGACCGAAGCCTTGGTCGCCGATAAGCCGAAGAAAGAAAACGAGAACCCCATGCCAGCAGCAGGTATGGACTACTAG
- a CDS encoding GMP synthase (glutamine-hydrolyzing) (PFAM: GMP synthase C terminal domain; Glutamine amidotransferase class-I; NAD synthase~TIGRFAM: GMP synthase (glutamine-hydrolyzing), C-terminal domain or B subunit; GMP synthase (glutamine-hydrolyzing), N-terminal domain or A subunit~COGs: COG0519 GMP synthase PP-ATPase domain/subunit~InterProIPR000991: IPR001674: IPR017926: IPR004739: IPR 011702: IPR001317: IPR006220~KEGG: tai:Taci_1228 GMP synthase, large subunit~PFAM: GMP synthase domain protein; glutamine amidotransferase class-I~SPTR: GMP synthase, large subunit;~TIGRFAM: GMP synthase, large subunit; GMP synthase, small subunit), with translation MGNSTSAIEEKVIVLDCGSQYTQLIARRIRELGVYSEILPWDTPYEEIAQQSPKGIVISGGPSSVREEDSPTVPEDVLSGKVPVLGICYGMQLIAHMLGGVVKKGPFAEYGKATVNVTDPNADIFYGVSSPLQVWMSHWDYVEQPPKGFKVAARSESGMIASIYNDDLNVWALQFHPEVWHTQQGSKILENFLFKICKCKGLWDLEGWIDMMTKQIKETVGQDKVICGLSGGVDSTVAAVLTHKAIGDNLECIFVDNGLLRMNEAQEVLKVYEDLHLKVHAVDAREEFLSALKGVTDPERKRKIIGEIFIRVFEKKANEIGGAKWLLQGTVYPDVIESGKKGKDAAVIKSHHNVGGLPEEMDLKVLEPLRDLFKDEVRRIGAMLDVPEVILKRHPFPGPGLAVRCLGEITPERLDTLRKADKIFLEEIRKEGLYDEIWQAFCVLLPVKTVGVMGDVRTYAEIVGLRAVSSQDGMTADWVKLPMELLDRVSRRICNEVPGANRVVYDVTSKPPSTIEWE, from the coding sequence ATGGGAAATTCAACTTCGGCAATTGAGGAAAAGGTTATAGTTCTAGACTGCGGTTCTCAGTACACTCAGCTCATAGCCAGGAGGATAAGGGAGCTTGGCGTTTACAGTGAAATACTTCCTTGGGATACCCCTTACGAGGAAATAGCGCAACAATCCCCTAAGGGTATAGTGATTTCAGGAGGTCCCTCCTCCGTTAGAGAGGAGGATTCCCCGACGGTCCCAGAGGACGTATTGAGTGGTAAAGTTCCCGTACTTGGAATATGTTACGGCATGCAGCTTATTGCTCACATGTTGGGTGGAGTGGTCAAGAAAGGGCCCTTCGCCGAGTACGGTAAGGCCACGGTTAATGTGACCGATCCAAATGCCGACATTTTCTATGGAGTTTCCTCCCCCCTTCAGGTATGGATGAGCCACTGGGACTACGTGGAACAGCCCCCCAAAGGTTTCAAAGTGGCAGCCAGGAGCGAATCGGGAATGATAGCGTCCATATATAACGATGACCTGAATGTATGGGCTCTTCAATTTCATCCCGAGGTGTGGCACACCCAGCAGGGCAGCAAAATATTGGAAAACTTCCTTTTTAAGATATGTAAATGCAAGGGGCTTTGGGACCTAGAGGGCTGGATAGACATGATGACAAAACAAATAAAAGAGACCGTAGGGCAAGACAAGGTCATATGTGGCCTTTCTGGCGGAGTGGACTCCACAGTGGCTGCAGTTTTGACCCACAAGGCCATAGGGGACAACCTTGAATGTATTTTCGTAGACAACGGTCTCTTGAGGATGAACGAGGCCCAGGAAGTGTTGAAAGTCTACGAGGATCTGCATCTGAAGGTCCATGCCGTAGATGCCAGAGAGGAGTTCCTTAGCGCCCTGAAAGGTGTAACGGATCCAGAAAGAAAGAGGAAGATTATCGGTGAAATATTCATAAGGGTCTTCGAGAAAAAAGCCAACGAGATAGGTGGCGCCAAGTGGCTGCTTCAGGGTACGGTGTACCCCGATGTGATAGAAAGCGGGAAGAAAGGTAAGGACGCTGCCGTCATAAAGAGCCACCACAACGTGGGGGGCTTGCCGGAGGAGATGGATTTAAAGGTCTTAGAACCCCTTAGAGATCTCTTCAAGGACGAGGTCAGAAGAATAGGGGCCATGCTGGATGTGCCCGAGGTCATTTTGAAACGGCACCCATTCCCAGGGCCTGGACTAGCGGTTAGATGTTTGGGTGAGATCACTCCTGAACGCCTTGATACGCTGAGGAAGGCTGACAAAATCTTCTTGGAAGAAATAAGAAAAGAGGGGCTTTACGACGAGATCTGGCAGGCTTTCTGTGTTCTGCTGCCAGTAAAGACCGTGGGCGTTATGGGAGACGTAAGAACCTACGCAGAGATAGTGGGTCTGAGGGCAGTGAGTTCTCAGGATGGCATGACCGCTGATTGGGTCAAGCTCCCCATGGAACTTTTGGACAGGGTCTCTCGGCGCATCTGCAATGAGGTCCCTGGCGCGAACAGGGTGGTCTACGATGTCACCAGCAAGCCGCCTTCCACGATAGAGTGGGAGTAG